One window of the Acinonyx jubatus isolate Ajub_Pintada_27869175 chromosome A2, VMU_Ajub_asm_v1.0, whole genome shotgun sequence genome contains the following:
- the NOBOX gene encoding homeobox protein NOBOX, whose amino-acid sequence MVPTGQEGGDKPLAAGPKKELRQSSAPCAQDAPSEELPPSCIVPGEKPPSDPPGEPSGTDTRRGGQPSRSGTLHKDTPLAPPGPQPPGEGCSFPVKEAKPGKRSYSPASSKQKIPSAAGLASTPSPGVTHSARAAHNPVPCGSGRGPCHLANLLSTLAQNSQNTDQKRSLEVTCQVRKKTRTLYRSDQLEELERIFQEDHYPDGDKRREIAQTVGVTPQRIMVWFQNRRAKWRKVEKLNGKEDKDSPADPAPTGASGQCSSATELPAAVPMDPEPGTFPQEPPLDSLAEPPMLLASEHTLAPTQQSESTQRVAVTPPLFSPPPVRRVNLPFPLGPVPTPQMMPLLLDTPGSDSGHKDGSWGTSVTPPSTCSYLEELEPQDYQQSAQPGPFLFSQAPQSQLYQQPQPQFSYLHPFPLPMPHPLQPLLPDDPLFTSPYGPSAGTSQGYFPGPPPPSGQTVLQPPAGNAGTVPWNDPCFPELPFPGPFCPQALGQPPGGDGYFPDLLPAPYAPALSRQPSPGVTRLPEGARPETGPFLGRAPEEQPAPCVEGPPAAEELRAEEKDSCGP is encoded by the exons ATGGTCCCCACAGGCCAGGAAGGTGGAGACAAGCCCCTGGCTGCTGGGCCAAAAAAGGAACTGCGGCAGAGTTCAGCCCCCTGCGCTCAGGATGCCCCAAGTGAGGAACTGCCCCCCTCCTGCATCGTCCCCGGGGAGAAGCCACCATCAGACCCCCCTGGAGAACCATCTGGGACAGATACCAGGAGAGGGGGCCAGCCATCTCGTTCGGGGACTCTCCACAAAGACACGCCTCTGGCCCCACCGGGACCCCAGCCTCCTGGGGAAGGCTGTTCCTTCCCAGTGAAAGAGGCAAAGCCAGGGAAGAGGTCCTACTCTCCAGCCTCCAGTAAGCAGAAAATACCCAGTGCCGCGGGTCTGGCCTCCACACCATCTCCTGGTGTCACCCACTCAGCCCGTGCCGCACACAACCCAGTGCCTTGTGGGTCAGGCCGGGGGCCCTGCCATCTGGCTAATCTGCTCAGCACATTGGCtcagaacagccaaaacacagATCAGAAGAGGTCCCTGGAAGTGACCTGCCAAGTTCGGAAAAAGACCCGGACCCTATACCGCTCAG acCAGCTGGAGGAGCTAGAAAGGATCTTCCAAGAAGACCACTACCCAGACGGTGATAAGCGCCGGGAGATTGCCCAGACTGTAGGGGTTACCCCCCAGCGCATCATG GTGTGGTTCCAGAATCGCAGGGCAAAGTGGCGGAAAGTGGAGAAGCTGAATGGCAAGGAGGACAAGGACAGCCCTGCAGACCCTGCCCCTACCGGGGCCAGCGGTCAGTGCAG CTCTGCAACTGAGCTGCCAGCCGCTGTGCCCATGGACCCAGAGCCTGGTACCTTCCCTCAGGAACCCCCTCTGGATTCTCTTGCAG AGCCTCCCATGCTGCTGGCCTCTGAGCACACTCTGGCCCCAACCCAACAGAGTGAGAGTACGCAGAGGGTAGCAGTGACCCCACCGCTCTTCAGCCCTCCGCCAGTTCGAAGAGTCaaccttccttttccccttggccctgtccccaccccccaaatgaTGCCTCTGCTGCTGGATACCCCAGGCAGTGACAGCGGCCACAAAGATGGCTCCTGGGGGACAAG TGTCACCCCACCATCCACCTGCTCATACTTGGAGGAGCTGGAGCCCCAGGATTACCAACAGAGCGCCCAGCCGGGACCGTTCCTATTCTCCCAGGCTCCACAGAGCCAGCTCTACCAACAGCCTCAGCCCCAGTTCTCCTACCtgcaccccttccccctccccatgccccaccccctgcagccTCTGCTGCCAGATGACCCCCTCTTCACCTCGCCCTATGGCCCCAGTGCGGGGACATCACAGGGCTACTTCCCAGGGCCGCCGCCTCCATCAGGGCAGACGGTGCTTCAGCCACCTGCTGGGAATGCAG GTACAGTCCCCTGGAATGACCCTTGCTTTCCAGAACTGCCTTTCCCTGGTCCCTTCTGTCCGCAGGCCCTGGGGCAGCCCCCCGGAGGGGACGGCTACTTCCCTGATCTGCTCCCAGCCCCCTATGCTCCGGCCCTGAGCAGGCAGCCTTCCCCAGGTGTCACCCGGCTGCCCGAAGGGGCCAGGCCCGAAACGGGACCCTTCCTCGGCAGGGCCCCTGAGGAGCAGCCTGCCCCCTGTGTGGAGGGGCCCCCCGCAGCCGAGGAGCTCCGAGCGGAAGAGAAGGACAGCTGTGGCCCCTAA